In one Trichlorobacter lovleyi SZ genomic region, the following are encoded:
- a CDS encoding sensor histidine kinase — translation MQFLPRRLHTRLLLAITLAMAFGILGLSFWTATSQSRQLLAARQQQAELLTRNLAEGSAHSYVLEDYAALDHFLRHSMGLPGVRRVVASDENGVILTDFTRVSDSAEPQLNVGGGERINVPAEPSASLVHAGTMLVVWQPVLAGDLLGWLQVSYGLEEVAALQRQIWCNGIIFALAEVVGGIVLIAWLLRRPIRSISRLSGFARDLPQHKGMTLPVERFVTEVQDLGESLNYASTELCRIEQELLELNRTLEARVEDELAKSREKDALLLQQARYQTLGELLVNIAHHWRQPLNNIGARVQENAWLLANGEIPPENAMAAADLIMQDLKQLSRSIETFTLLCRPALPDQVVLPSDAVKRAILMVQDSYQQAGISFELKLNAEQELQGSLQDLVQCILNLFSNARDAVVAGHDAAGLIRVEIDVEEQKRLTIAVSDTGGGIPPQLLHSLFDPYVTSKFRTQGVGLGLFVVRQIIEQRFNGTVIAANQDRGAVITIAIPLKQETV, via the coding sequence ATGCAGTTTCTGCCGCGACGCCTGCATACCCGTCTGCTGCTGGCAATCACCCTGGCCATGGCTTTCGGTATTTTAGGATTGTCTTTCTGGACAGCCACCAGCCAGTCGCGTCAGCTGCTGGCGGCACGGCAGCAACAGGCAGAGCTGCTGACCCGCAATCTGGCAGAAGGGTCTGCCCATTCCTACGTCCTTGAGGATTATGCGGCCCTTGACCATTTTCTGCGGCACTCCATGGGACTGCCCGGTGTTCGCCGGGTCGTTGCCTCTGATGAAAACGGGGTCATACTGACTGATTTTACACGGGTGTCAGATAGTGCAGAACCTCAATTAAACGTTGGAGGCGGAGAGCGGATCAACGTGCCCGCCGAGCCGTCAGCCAGCCTTGTCCATGCAGGGACTATGCTGGTGGTCTGGCAACCGGTCTTAGCAGGTGACCTGCTGGGGTGGCTGCAGGTCAGTTACGGCCTTGAAGAGGTGGCTGCGCTACAACGTCAGATCTGGTGCAACGGCATTATCTTTGCGCTTGCCGAGGTTGTTGGGGGCATCGTCCTGATCGCCTGGCTGTTGAGGCGGCCGATCAGATCCATCAGCAGGCTGTCCGGTTTTGCGCGGGATCTGCCGCAGCATAAAGGGATGACCCTGCCGGTTGAGCGTTTTGTCACAGAGGTGCAGGATCTGGGGGAGTCCCTCAACTACGCCTCAACCGAACTGTGCCGGATTGAACAGGAGTTGCTGGAGCTGAACCGCACCCTGGAGGCGCGTGTTGAGGATGAGCTTGCCAAGAGCCGGGAAAAGGATGCCCTGTTGTTGCAGCAGGCCCGCTATCAGACCCTCGGTGAGCTGCTGGTCAACATCGCCCATCACTGGCGGCAGCCGCTCAATAACATCGGGGCACGGGTCCAGGAAAATGCCTGGCTGCTGGCAAATGGCGAGATCCCTCCTGAAAATGCCATGGCTGCTGCCGACCTGATCATGCAGGATCTGAAACAGCTTTCCCGTTCCATTGAAACCTTTACCCTGCTCTGCCGGCCCGCTCTGCCTGATCAGGTCGTGCTGCCGTCGGATGCGGTCAAAAGGGCGATCCTGATGGTGCAGGACAGTTATCAGCAGGCAGGGATCAGCTTTGAGCTGAAGCTGAACGCAGAACAGGAACTCCAGGGTTCCCTGCAGGACCTGGTGCAATGTATCCTCAATCTTTTCAGTAATGCCAGAGATGCCGTTGTGGCCGGTCATGATGCTGCAGGGCTGATCAGGGTGGAAATTGATGTTGAGGAACAGAAGCGCCTGACGATTGCTGTCTCCGACACGGGCGGGGGAATCCCGCCGCAGTTACTGCATTCGCTCTTTGATCCTTATGTTACCAGTAAGTTTCGTACGCAAGGGGTGGGGTTGGGGTTGTTTGTGGTGCGGCAGATTATTGAACAGCGCTTTAACGGAACGGTCATAGCCGCCAATCAGGACCGTGGTGCCGTAATAACGATTGCTATTCCGTTGAAACAGGAGACCGTCTGA
- a CDS encoding response regulator: MTPTTAEELQQLCLLYVEDEDIARLSIGSFLRRQVGELLLASQGEEGLRLYQEKRPAVVITDLEMPVMNGMEMIRRIRALDHDIPIIITTAYDDDAHYCPEADMTILKPISFMELLQAVKDCLAARGKG; encoded by the coding sequence ATGACACCTACAACTGCTGAAGAATTACAACAGCTCTGTTTGCTCTATGTGGAGGATGAGGATATTGCCCGTTTGTCCATCGGCAGTTTCCTGCGCCGTCAGGTGGGGGAGCTGCTGCTGGCGTCGCAAGGTGAAGAAGGGTTGCGGCTGTATCAGGAAAAACGCCCGGCCGTGGTGATTACCGATCTTGAGATGCCGGTCATGAACGGCATGGAGATGATCCGCAGGATACGGGCCCTGGACCATGATATTCCGATCATCATTACCACGGCCTATGATGACGATGCCCATTACTGCCCGGAAGCGGATATGACTATTTTGAAGCCGATCAGTTTCATGGAGCTGCTGCAGGCGGTCAAAGACTGCCTGGCAGCGCGGGGGAAAGGGTAG
- a CDS encoding (Fe-S)-binding protein, with translation MTPTPTIFAPLFIAATALFVWSCWKRLSLTALGRPEERLDNIGQRIGDTLSYAFAQKRVLAKPSGLIHVAIFWCFLVLMIANTEFLLHGLFPAVNFTRLPDGIFMPLMQMIDVVSLITLLAVTAAAIRRLVAPPYPEARTFEAFFILFLIATLMLANFGVNAAKISRMQGSTLVLAESIMPISSWFAPYVPSGAGKLVHDLSWWTHALVLLLFMNLLPLSKHFHIITAIPNVFLRRREHPPLPEREEFSAGNSFGINRVDGYTWKELLDAFSCTECGRCQMACPADQTGKPLNPRRVIAQLKHNLMANGPLLKQGQPAGTPLIGEGDASISEEAIWACTTCGACLQSCPVFIEQMPKLIPLRRHLVEMESKFPEELLNLFENMEGRSNPWGIAPTERGKWASQLGDRPYEPGKSEYLFYVGCAGSFDARAKQITVATALLLDKAGVSWGMLGKDEKCCGDSLRRLGNEYVFDKLAKENVALFKERGIRKVIVQCPHCLTTLKNDYRQYGIELEVIHHSQLLLYLVQDGRLKLPKQADLGKLVYHDSCYLGRHNNIYDEPREALALATGAEPLEMPRNREDGFCCGAGGGRMWMEEFTGDRINLVRAAEALEQQPDTICTACPYCLTMLDDGIKDLKAEKVQVKDIAEVMAEAVLR, from the coding sequence ATGACACCAACCCCGACCATTTTCGCACCACTCTTTATTGCCGCCACGGCCCTGTTTGTCTGGAGCTGCTGGAAACGACTCTCACTGACCGCCCTGGGACGCCCTGAAGAACGGCTGGACAACATCGGCCAGCGGATCGGCGACACCCTGAGTTACGCCTTTGCCCAGAAGCGGGTGCTGGCCAAGCCGTCCGGCCTGATCCATGTGGCCATCTTCTGGTGTTTCCTGGTCCTGATGATTGCCAACACCGAATTCCTGCTGCACGGTCTGTTTCCAGCCGTCAACTTCACCAGGCTGCCGGACGGCATCTTCATGCCGCTGATGCAGATGATTGACGTGGTCTCACTGATTACCCTGCTGGCTGTGACAGCTGCTGCCATCAGACGGCTGGTGGCCCCTCCCTATCCCGAGGCCCGGACCTTTGAGGCGTTCTTCATCCTGTTTCTGATCGCCACCCTGATGCTGGCAAACTTCGGCGTGAACGCCGCCAAGATCTCCCGCATGCAGGGCAGCACCCTGGTGCTGGCAGAGAGCATCATGCCGATCTCCAGCTGGTTTGCCCCCTATGTGCCTTCCGGGGCCGGCAAGCTGGTGCATGACCTCTCCTGGTGGACCCACGCCCTGGTGCTGCTGCTGTTCATGAACCTGCTGCCGCTCAGCAAACATTTCCATATCATCACCGCCATCCCCAACGTGTTTCTGCGGCGGCGCGAACATCCGCCCCTGCCGGAGCGGGAAGAGTTCAGCGCCGGCAACAGCTTCGGGATTAACCGGGTTGACGGCTACACCTGGAAAGAACTGCTGGACGCCTTCTCTTGTACCGAGTGCGGCCGCTGCCAGATGGCCTGTCCGGCAGACCAGACCGGTAAGCCGCTGAATCCACGCAGGGTGATTGCCCAGCTCAAGCACAACCTGATGGCCAACGGTCCGCTGCTGAAACAGGGGCAACCAGCCGGCACTCCCCTGATCGGCGAAGGTGACGCCTCCATCTCTGAAGAGGCGATCTGGGCCTGCACCACCTGCGGCGCCTGCCTGCAATCCTGCCCGGTCTTTATTGAGCAGATGCCCAAGCTGATCCCGCTGCGCAGGCATCTGGTTGAGATGGAGTCAAAATTCCCGGAAGAGCTGCTGAACCTGTTTGAAAACATGGAGGGACGCAGCAACCCCTGGGGCATCGCCCCCACCGAGCGGGGCAAGTGGGCCAGCCAGCTGGGTGATCGCCCCTATGAACCGGGCAAGTCCGAGTACCTCTTCTATGTCGGCTGTGCCGGTTCCTTTGATGCCCGGGCCAAGCAGATTACCGTGGCCACCGCCCTGTTGCTGGACAAGGCCGGGGTATCCTGGGGCATGCTGGGCAAGGATGAGAAATGCTGCGGTGACTCACTGCGCAGACTGGGCAATGAATATGTCTTTGACAAGCTGGCCAAGGAGAATGTGGCCCTGTTCAAGGAACGGGGGATCAGGAAGGTGATTGTGCAGTGCCCCCACTGCCTGACCACCCTGAAAAACGACTACAGGCAGTACGGTATCGAACTGGAGGTGATCCACCACAGCCAGCTGCTGCTGTATCTGGTGCAGGATGGCCGCCTGAAGCTGCCCAAGCAGGCCGATCTGGGCAAGCTGGTCTACCATGATTCCTGCTACCTGGGACGCCACAACAACATCTACGACGAGCCCCGCGAGGCATTGGCCCTTGCCACCGGTGCAGAGCCGCTGGAGATGCCCCGCAACCGTGAAGACGGCTTCTGCTGCGGCGCCGGTGGCGGCCGGATGTGGATGGAAGAGTTTACCGGCGACCGGATCAACCTGGTGCGGGCAGCCGAGGCACTGGAGCAGCAGCCTGATACAATCTGTACCGCCTGCCCCTACTGTCTGACCATGCTGGATGACGGCATCAAGGACCTGAAGGCCGAAAAGGTACAGGTGAAGGATATTGCAGAGGTGATGGCCGAGGCGGTACTGCGGTAG
- a CDS encoding electron transfer flavoprotein subunit alpha → MSENTPKIKKPRGRARLLEGKCIACGARCESSCPVNCISMNEAGEPVVDTEKCIGCLKCVKVCPAQALEMFFTPEEQKILEQLAAAGSAPIAEEEDPEAAAIARMQAQYRGVWVFIEQTDGEAAKVSWELLGKGKELAAKLGVELCAVVIGHKVEPLCHEAFKYGAEKAYLLDAPLYGDYRTQSYLEAMCHLIEQHKPEVILMGATGMGRDLAGAVATRVGTGLTADCTGLDIDDKRNLMQTRPAFGGNIMATIMCDKYRPQMSTVRPHVMQMPEPLPEATGQIIRDAFTTPEDQVLAKVLEIIRDGDSKHKVDIGGAEFIISGGRGMMGPENFAMLEELAKELNGVVGASRSAVDAGWMPHDRQVGQTGKTVRPKIYIACGISGAIQHLVGMQDADLIIAINRDKDAPIFEVAHYGIVGDLFQIVPVLTRKIRELKTRGKKP, encoded by the coding sequence ATGAGTGAAAACACACCAAAGATCAAAAAACCCCGCGGACGCGCCCGCCTGCTGGAAGGCAAGTGTATTGCCTGCGGCGCCCGCTGTGAAAGTTCCTGCCCGGTCAACTGCATCAGTATGAATGAAGCCGGTGAACCGGTAGTTGATACAGAAAAGTGTATCGGCTGCCTCAAGTGCGTCAAGGTCTGTCCGGCCCAGGCACTTGAAATGTTCTTCACCCCTGAAGAGCAGAAGATCCTCGAACAGCTGGCAGCAGCAGGTAGCGCGCCCATAGCGGAAGAAGAGGATCCGGAGGCGGCTGCCATTGCCCGGATGCAGGCCCAATACCGCGGGGTCTGGGTCTTTATCGAACAGACCGACGGTGAGGCGGCCAAGGTATCCTGGGAGCTGTTGGGCAAGGGCAAGGAGCTGGCTGCCAAGCTGGGAGTCGAACTGTGTGCCGTGGTAATCGGCCACAAGGTTGAGCCGCTCTGCCACGAAGCTTTCAAATACGGCGCAGAAAAGGCCTATCTGCTGGATGCACCGCTCTATGGCGATTACCGCACCCAGTCTTACCTGGAAGCGATGTGCCACCTGATTGAGCAGCACAAACCCGAGGTGATCCTGATGGGGGCCACCGGCATGGGACGCGACCTGGCCGGGGCAGTGGCCACCAGGGTCGGCACCGGCCTGACCGCTGACTGTACCGGCCTGGATATTGACGACAAACGCAACCTGATGCAGACCCGTCCCGCCTTTGGCGGCAATATCATGGCCACCATCATGTGCGACAAATACCGGCCCCAGATGTCCACGGTCCGGCCCCATGTGATGCAGATGCCCGAACCGCTGCCGGAGGCCACCGGCCAGATTATCCGGGATGCCTTTACCACCCCGGAAGATCAGGTACTGGCAAAGGTGCTTGAAATTATCCGCGACGGCGACAGCAAGCACAAGGTGGATATCGGCGGTGCCGAATTCATCATCTCCGGCGGGCGGGGCATGATGGGACCGGAAAACTTCGCCATGCTGGAAGAGCTGGCCAAAGAGCTGAACGGTGTGGTGGGGGCTTCCCGTTCTGCAGTGGATGCGGGCTGGATGCCCCACGACCGGCAAGTCGGCCAGACCGGCAAGACCGTGCGCCCCAAGATCTATATTGCCTGCGGCATTTCAGGTGCTATTCAGCACCTGGTGGGGATGCAGGATGCCGATCTGATCATCGCCATCAACCGGGACAAGGATGCACCGATTTTTGAAGTGGCCCATTACGGCATTGTCGGCGATCTGTTCCAGATTGTACCCGTCCTGACGCGTAAAATTCGTGAGCTGAAAACACGAGGCAAAAAACCATGA
- a CDS encoding electron transfer flavoprotein subunit beta/FixA family protein, whose product MLIVACIKQVPDTTQVKIDPVTNTLIREGIPFIMNPYDTHAMEAALQLKDQFGCRVAVLSMGPPNAEATLRKALSAGVDRAILLSDRVFGGADTLATSKVLAAAIAKLNAEVEPVGLVICGKQTIDGDTAQVGPGIAVRLGYQQLTLVDKVEELDLTNKKLVVSRKLEGRHERVQAPLPAMLTVVRELNRPRYPTVPMRLAAATAEVEVWNNEVLQLDPQTIGLKGSPTWVSKIFSPERDKGEIVGDGYADPEGTVDLLLGKLMEKDLLPL is encoded by the coding sequence ATGTTGATAGTAGCCTGTATCAAACAAGTCCCTGATACGACCCAAGTCAAGATAGACCCGGTTACCAACACCCTGATACGTGAAGGGATCCCCTTCATCATGAACCCCTACGATACCCACGCCATGGAAGCCGCGCTGCAACTGAAAGACCAGTTCGGCTGCCGGGTTGCAGTGCTTTCCATGGGACCACCCAACGCAGAGGCAACCCTGCGCAAGGCGCTGTCTGCCGGCGTTGATCGTGCCATCCTGCTGTCCGACCGCGTCTTTGGCGGGGCCGACACCCTGGCCACCAGCAAGGTGCTGGCAGCAGCCATAGCCAAGCTGAATGCGGAGGTTGAACCGGTGGGGCTGGTCATCTGCGGCAAGCAGACCATTGACGGCGACACCGCACAGGTCGGCCCGGGCATTGCCGTCCGCCTGGGCTACCAACAACTGACCCTGGTGGACAAGGTGGAAGAACTGGACCTGACCAATAAGAAGCTGGTGGTCAGCCGCAAGCTGGAAGGCCGGCATGAGCGGGTGCAGGCGCCCCTGCCGGCCATGCTGACCGTCGTGCGGGAACTGAACCGTCCCCGCTATCCCACCGTACCGATGCGCCTGGCTGCTGCGACCGCAGAGGTTGAGGTCTGGAATAACGAAGTATTGCAACTCGATCCCCAGACCATTGGTCTGAAGGGCTCCCCCACCTGGGTATCCAAGATCTTCTCACCGGAACGCGACAAGGGTGAAATTGTAGGGGACGGCTATGCCGATCCGGAGGGAACGGTTGATTTATTGCTGGGTAAACTGATGGAAAAGGATCTGCTACCACTATGA
- the gdhA gene encoding NADP-specific glutamate dehydrogenase, with protein sequence MAKLDEKIESIYNDVLKRNPGEIEFHQAVLEVLESLGPVVVKHPEYLERKIIERICEPERQIIFRVPWQDDKGQVHINRGFRVEFNSSLGPYKGGLRFHPSVYLGIIKFLGFEQIFKNSLTGLPIGGGKGGSDFDPKGKSDDEVMRFCQSFMTELYRHLGEHTDVPAGDIGVGGREIGYMFGQYKRITNRYEPGVLTGKGLTWGGSLVRTEATGYGATYFINEALKVRKDTFEGKTCLVSGSGNVAIYTIEKIHQLGGKCVACSDSNGVIYHEKGLDLDLIKQLKEVERRRISDYALAHKDAKYIPNGNIWDIPCQVAMPSATQNEINGKDAAKLVKNGCIAVGEGANMPTTPEGVKVFLDAKIAYGPGKAANAGGVATSALEMQQNAQRDSWTFEDTEAKLENIMKNIHANCYETAEEYGAPGNYVLGANICGFIKVANAMVAHGLV encoded by the coding sequence ATGGCCAAGCTGGATGAAAAAATCGAAAGCATCTACAACGACGTACTCAAGCGCAACCCGGGTGAAATTGAATTCCATCAGGCCGTACTGGAGGTTCTCGAATCCCTTGGGCCTGTTGTTGTCAAACATCCTGAATATCTTGAGCGCAAGATCATTGAACGGATCTGTGAGCCGGAGCGTCAGATCATCTTCCGGGTACCCTGGCAGGATGACAAAGGCCAGGTGCATATCAACCGTGGTTTCAGGGTTGAGTTTAACAGCTCTCTGGGACCTTACAAGGGCGGTCTGCGTTTTCACCCTTCGGTCTACCTGGGAATCATCAAGTTCCTCGGTTTTGAGCAGATCTTTAAAAACTCGCTGACCGGCCTGCCGATCGGTGGCGGCAAGGGCGGTTCGGACTTTGATCCCAAGGGTAAGTCCGATGACGAGGTGATGCGTTTCTGCCAGAGCTTCATGACCGAGCTGTACCGCCACCTGGGTGAGCATACCGACGTGCCGGCTGGTGATATCGGTGTGGGCGGCCGTGAAATCGGCTATATGTTCGGTCAGTACAAGCGGATTACCAACCGCTATGAGCCCGGCGTCCTGACCGGCAAGGGGCTGACCTGGGGCGGTTCGCTGGTGCGGACCGAGGCCACCGGGTATGGTGCCACCTACTTCATCAACGAGGCCCTGAAAGTACGCAAAGATACCTTTGAAGGCAAGACCTGTCTGGTATCCGGCTCCGGTAACGTGGCCATCTATACCATTGAAAAGATCCATCAGCTGGGCGGTAAGTGCGTTGCCTGCTCAGACTCCAACGGCGTGATTTACCATGAAAAAGGCCTTGACCTCGACCTGATCAAGCAGCTGAAAGAGGTGGAGCGTCGCCGTATCTCCGACTATGCCCTCGCCCATAAAGATGCAAAGTATATTCCAAACGGCAACATCTGGGACATCCCTTGTCAGGTGGCTATGCCGTCTGCAACCCAGAACGAGATAAATGGTAAGGATGCCGCCAAGTTGGTTAAAAATGGCTGTATCGCTGTCGGTGAAGGTGCCAATATGCCCACCACGCCGGAAGGGGTCAAGGTGTTCCTGGATGCCAAGATTGCCTACGGACCGGGCAAGGCTGCCAACGCAGGAGGCGTTGCCACCTCGGCGCTGGAGATGCAGCAGAACGCCCAGCGTGATTCCTGGACCTTTGAGGATACCGAGGCCAAGCTGGAAAACATCATGAAAAACATCCATGCCAACTGCTACGAGACCGCTGAAGAGTATGGCGCACCGGGTAACTATGTACTGGGTGCGAACATTTGTGGATTTATCAAGGTAGCCAATGCTATGGTAGCCCACGGACTGGTCTAG
- a CDS encoding aspartate kinase, with the protein MASVVQKYGGSAVTSPEQIRKIAERIIQSYNDRNDVVVVISARAGETNRLIEMAQEMCPRQTGSEYDLLISAGEQVSIGLLALCISSLGYKVRTYLGWQVPIITDSLHTRASIEYIDPAKIRADLNHGAIVLVAGFQGIDRSGTITTLGRGGGDTSAVALAHALGAEVCELYSDVDGIFTADPAICDDARKIEKISYDEMLELASQGARGVQIRAIEYAKKHNVTIHVRSAFTAERGTLVVKEHMPMEGVVVTGIVADKNEAKIAVLGVPDKPGSAAKILTGLADKDISVDMIVQNVGQDGLADITFSISKTDLEKAHQITTQIAKEVNAREVLADRNISKVSIVGLGMKNHAGVAARMFTALAYNNINIQMISTSEIKVSVAIEEKYTELAVRVLHEAFKVDQCSE; encoded by the coding sequence ATGGCATCTGTTGTTCAAAAATATGGCGGCTCCGCAGTTACCTCTCCGGAGCAGATCAGGAAGATCGCCGAGCGGATCATTCAGTCCTACAACGACCGGAATGATGTGGTGGTGGTCATCTCGGCACGGGCAGGTGAAACCAACCGCCTGATTGAGATGGCCCAGGAGATGTGCCCGCGCCAGACCGGCAGTGAATATGATCTGCTGATCTCCGCCGGGGAGCAGGTCTCGATCGGTCTGCTGGCGCTCTGTATCAGCTCCCTGGGCTACAAGGTCAGGACCTATCTGGGCTGGCAGGTGCCGATCATCACCGATTCGCTGCATACCAGGGCCTCCATAGAATATATTGATCCGGCAAAAATAAGGGCAGACCTCAACCATGGTGCCATTGTGCTGGTTGCCGGATTCCAGGGGATTGACCGCAGCGGCACCATTACCACCCTGGGGCGGGGCGGTGGTGACACCTCTGCCGTTGCCCTGGCCCACGCACTGGGAGCAGAGGTGTGTGAACTGTACTCGGATGTTGACGGCATCTTTACTGCAGACCCGGCGATCTGCGATGATGCCCGCAAGATTGAGAAGATTTCCTACGATGAGATGCTGGAACTGGCCAGCCAGGGGGCTCGGGGCGTCCAGATCCGCGCCATTGAGTACGCAAAGAAGCACAACGTGACCATTCATGTCCGCTCGGCATTCACTGCTGAACGGGGCACCCTGGTCGTAAAGGAGCATATGCCTATGGAAGGTGTGGTTGTTACCGGGATTGTGGCAGACAAGAATGAGGCAAAGATCGCGGTACTCGGTGTGCCCGACAAGCCGGGCAGTGCCGCAAAGATCCTGACCGGTCTGGCTGATAAGGATATTTCAGTTGATATGATTGTCCAGAACGTGGGACAGGATGGTCTGGCTGATATCACCTTCTCCATCTCAAAGACCGATCTTGAAAAGGCGCACCAGATCACCACCCAGATCGCCAAAGAGGTCAATGCGCGTGAGGTGCTTGCCGACCGCAACATCAGCAAGGTCTCGATTGTCGGTCTGGGGATGAAGAACCACGCCGGCGTGGCAGCCCGGATGTTTACCGCACTGGCCTACAACAACATTAATATTCAGATGATCTCCACCTCGGAAATCAAGGTCTCGGTGGCCATTGAAGAAAAGTACACCGAGCTTGCCGTGCGGGTGCTGCATGAGGCGTTCAAGGTGGATCAGTGCAGCGAGTGA
- the gptM gene encoding geopeptide radical SAM maturase, which produces MPFSRYVITFPDPQRPGFVILYSTRKGSVVRVPEQLLTSIANNTLSPEERATLQQLQLWTDDLEAERSKMAAIIDHTNAHTPLFSATVVLTLACNLACPYCFEEPFRDGQEMSEETGRILVDYLIREQLDQGRNVELRFYGGEPLMATTRLKGIATPLLAAAANRGRTFSFSLVTNATLLTRAVVEELLPLGLKSAVITLDGPPETHDRQRPFVSGKGSFKTIIDNLTAVYDLVTIKPGGNFTRDNYRRFPEMLDLLLEAGLDPAQLGPVQFSPIHPKSGLFDPHAAACVLANEPWLIEANLFLREEILRRGFTVEKLQMGICMIDLEQTLVVNYDGSLYKCPSLMGWPEFCVGTLADGLGDYHASHRLDIWKNDECLDCAYLPLCFGGCRLLTLQKNGAIDTVDCHRAMLDASLERLVLQDLGVRMSDLQPAC; this is translated from the coding sequence ATGCCGTTTTCCCGCTATGTCATCACATTTCCCGACCCGCAGCGGCCCGGTTTCGTCATCCTCTACTCCACCCGCAAGGGGTCCGTGGTCAGGGTACCTGAGCAGCTGTTGACCTCCATTGCAAACAACACCCTTTCCCCTGAAGAACGCGCCACCCTGCAGCAGCTTCAGCTCTGGACCGATGACCTTGAGGCTGAGCGTAGCAAAATGGCAGCCATTATTGATCACACCAATGCCCATACCCCGCTCTTTTCCGCCACGGTGGTACTGACCCTGGCCTGCAACCTGGCTTGTCCCTACTGTTTTGAGGAGCCGTTCCGGGACGGCCAGGAGATGAGTGAGGAAACCGGCAGAATTCTGGTTGATTACCTCATCAGAGAGCAGCTTGATCAGGGGCGTAATGTTGAACTACGTTTTTACGGCGGTGAGCCGCTGATGGCAACCACGCGACTGAAGGGAATTGCCACCCCGCTGCTGGCAGCGGCTGCAAACCGAGGTAGAACCTTTTCATTCAGCCTGGTTACCAACGCCACCCTGCTGACACGGGCTGTGGTGGAAGAGCTGCTGCCCCTTGGCCTGAAGAGTGCCGTCATTACCCTGGACGGCCCGCCGGAGACTCACGACCGGCAGCGTCCGTTTGTATCAGGCAAGGGAAGTTTCAAGACCATCATCGACAATCTCACAGCGGTGTACGATCTGGTCACCATCAAACCGGGTGGTAACTTTACCCGCGACAATTACCGCCGTTTCCCGGAAATGCTGGACCTGCTGCTGGAGGCCGGTCTTGATCCGGCGCAACTGGGACCGGTGCAATTTTCGCCGATCCACCCCAAATCCGGCCTGTTTGATCCCCATGCTGCAGCCTGTGTCCTTGCCAACGAACCGTGGCTGATTGAGGCAAACCTGTTTCTGAGGGAAGAAATACTGCGGCGAGGTTTTACGGTGGAAAAGCTGCAGATGGGCATCTGCATGATCGATCTGGAGCAGACCCTGGTGGTCAACTATGACGGCAGCCTGTACAAATGCCCAAGCCTGATGGGCTGGCCGGAGTTCTGCGTCGGCACCTTGGCCGACGGGTTGGGTGATTACCACGCATCACACCGGCTGGATATCTGGAAGAATGATGAATGCCTGGACTGCGCCTACCTGCCGCTCTGTTTTGGCGGCTGCCGACTACTGACGCTGCAAAAAAATGGTGCTATTGACACGGTGGATTGCCATCGTGCCATGCTGGACGCCTCGCTGGAACGGTTGGTACTGCAGGATTTGGGGGTACGGATGTCTGATTTGCAACCAGCCTGCTGA
- the gptA gene encoding geopeptide, with protein sequence MAIEVLNQGMEECQMVASCCTGGTSSTRK encoded by the coding sequence ATGGCAATTGAAGTGCTGAATCAGGGAATGGAAGAGTGTCAGATGGTAGCATCCTGCTGCACAGGCGGTACCAGCAGTACCCGCAAGTAA